GCTTTCTTGTCCAGGGCTGCCGCCTCTTTCTCGACATCGACCGCATCCTCGGACTTGCGGGCCATGGCGCGCAGTTCCTCGGCTTTGCCTTCAATGTCGGCAAGCGGTTTCTCGAAATCCAAATAGACCATGCGCGGGATGCTCCGGGGCTGTTCGCGTTGCGCTTCTATATGATGTGCTGTGCGCCGGAATGCAACGCGAGCTGACATTCCCGCGCATCAGGTCACTGCAGATCGGCAAAGGCCGCCTGCAGCCGCGTGACGGCCTCGACCACATTGCTGCGCGGTGTGGCGATGTTGAACCGCAGGAAATCATTGCCGCCCTGACCGAAAGTCGGGCCGTGATTTGCGGCGATGCGCGCGCCTTGCTCGACACGGGCGGTGAATTCGGCGCGCGACATGCCGGTGCCCGAGAAATCGACCCATGACAGATAGGTGGCCTGCAGCGGCATCGAGCGCAGCCCCGGAATGGCGTTGATGCCGTCATCGAACAGGCGGCGGTTTTCATCCAGATAGGCCATCAGGGCATCGACCCATTCGGCGCCTTCAGGCGAATAGGCGGCGGTGACCATATCCATGCCGAACAGTCCGGGCGAGATTGCCGCTGCCATCAGCGCGCCCTTGAAACGCTGGCGCAGGTCGTCATTGGCGATGATCACATTGCCGATATGGGCGCCGGCGATATTGAAGGTCTTTGTGGCGGCGGTCAGCGTTACAAGGCGGTCGCTGATGTCGGGGACCAGATCCGCGATCATGTGATGCTTGTGCCCCGGATAGACCAGATCGCAATGGATGTCGTCAGAGACAAGGATCAGATCGTGGCGGGTGCAGAAATCCGCAACCTGACGCAATTCTTCCTCGGTCCAGACCCTGCCACCGGGATTATGGGGCGAACACAGGATCATCAGCCGTTCATTTCCGGTCAGCATCATTTCCCAGCGCGACCAGTCCATGACGTAGCCATCATCCTGTTGCGCCAGCGGCAGTTCGACCAGTTCCCGCCCGCCCGCGCGGATCACCCGTCCGAAGGCGTGATAGACGGGGCTCATGACGATCACGCCGTCGCCCTGTTTCGTATAGGCGTTCAGCGCCATGGCCACGGCATTGACCAGACCGGCAGTCGTCAGGATCCAGCCGGTCTCGATATCCCAGCCATGGCGGTTCTTCATCCACCACTGGATGGCGTCCAGATAGGGCTGATGCGCCCCAGGGTAGCCATAGATCCCATGCGCCGCCGTGGCCTCGACCGCGCGCTGAACCGCGGCGGGGGGCCGGAAATCCATATCCGCAATCCACATGGCCAAACCGCCATCGGCGCCGGATACGCCATAGGCTGCTTCCATATCGTCCCATTTCGCGCAGCGCGTGCCGACGCGGTCGATCTTTTGGTCGAAATCGGGATTGCTCATGGCCCCTCGCATGTTTTCAGCATCGATTCTTGCATACGCTGCTTGTTGCGTAAGGTGAAGGCATCGCCTAAATCGCTGTCATGAGCCTGCGTCCCATCCTGATCCATCCTGATCCCCGCCTGAAAAAGGTGGCCGAGCCCGTTGCACGCGTCACGCCCGAAATCGAGGCGCTGGCCGACGACATGCTGGCCACCATGTATGAAGCCCCCGGCGTCGGTCTGGCCGCGCCGCAGATCGGAATCCTCAAACGGATTTTCGTCATGGATGCCAATCGCGACCCCGAGGCCGAGCGGCAGCCCATGGTGCTGATCAACCCCGAGATCAGCTGGTCCTCGGAAGAGCAGAATTCATATGACGAAGGCTGCCTGTCGATTCCCGATCAATATGCCGAGGTCACGCGCCCTGCGCAGGTGACCATGCGCTGGCTGGGCCTGGACGGCAAATTGCACGAGCAGGATTTCGACGAGCTATGGGCCACCTGTGCCCAGCATGAGCTGGACCATCTGAACGGCATCCTGTTCATCGACCATATCTCGGCGATCAAGCGTCAGATGATCACCCGCAAGATGGTCAAATACAAACGCGAACGCGCCCGCGGCTGATCGCTGGCCGCCCCGTTTCCATGCATGTGGCGGGCCTGTTGGTGCAAGATGAAACCGGCTGTCGTTGCGACCGCCCCAGACTGGATTGCAGATGACCATTCGCGCCTTCCTGCCCTATGCCGATCCCAGGCTGCATCGTCCGGCCGCCGCGGTCGAAACGGTCAATGAAACCGTCCGGATGATCTGGGATGACATGATCGACACGATGGAGGCCATGCCCGGCGTCGGGCTGGCCGCGCCGCAGATCGGGATCATGATGCGCCTTGCGGTGGTCGATGCCTCGGAAAAGCGCGGGCAGGCGGTCCGCATGGCCAATCCGGAAATCCTGCATCGCAGCGTCAAGCTGCGCAGCCACGAGGAAGCCAGCCCGAATCTTCCCGGCGTCTCGGCGCCCATCGAACGTCCGCGCGCGGTGACGGTGCGTTTCCTCAATGCCGATGGCGAGCTTGAGGAACGCGATTTCGTCGGGCTTTGGGCGACCAGCGTTCAGCATCAATGCGATCACCTGGACGGCCGTCTTTACGTCGACCACCTCTCGCCGCTGCGCCGCAAGATGCTGGTTCAGAAATCTGCCAAACTCGCACGCCGCGGCTGATCCCTTCGGGCCACGGCACAGGAAAGAGGACAGCATGCGCATCATTTTCATGGGCACCCCGGATTTTTCTGTGCCCGCACTGCAGGCTCTGGCCGAAAAACATGAAATCGTTGCTGTATATTCCCAACCTCCGCGCGCTGCAGGGCGTGGTCAGAAGCCGCGTCCCTCGGCTGTTCACGCGGCGGCGGAAAAGCTGGGCCTGCCGGTGCGCACACCGACGGGGCTGCGTTCGGTCGAAGCTCAGGCGGAATTTGCCGCGCTGAATGCCGATCTGGCCGTGGTGGTCGCCTATGGGCTGATCCTGCCGCAAGCGGTTCTGGATGCCCCGCGACTAGGCTGCCTGAATATCCATGCCTCCTTGTTGCCGCGCTGGCGCGGGGCGGCTCCGATCCATCGCGCCATCCTGTCGGGGGATCGCGAAACCGGCGTGGCCATCATGCAGATGGATGCCGGACTGGACACCGGTGGCGTGCTTGCGCAGTGCAGCACCCCCATCGGTGCCGAGGAGACCACCGCCGATCTGCATGATCGTCTGGCTGCAATGGGTGCGGAACTGATCGTGAAGGTGGTCGCGGATCTGCCGATGCAGGCGGTTCCCCAGGTCAGCGAAGGCGTCACCTATGCGCAGAAAATCGACAAGGCCGAGGCCCGGATCGACTGGTCGCGGTCCGCAGTCGAGATCGACCGCCAGATTCGTGGTCTGTCGCCCTTTCCCGGTGCCTGGTGTGAAGTTGCGGGCGAGCGCGTGAAACTGCTGCGCAGCCGTCTTGTCGACGGGAATGGTGCGCCCGGAGAATTGCTTTCGGGATTCCGCGTCGCCTGTGGGCAGGGGGCGGTAGAAATTCTCGAAGCGCAGCGCGCGGGAAAACGTCCGATGATGGCCGAAGATCTGCTGCGTGGATGGGAACTGCCACAGCGGCTGGGCTAGGGGCGGCGCAGGTCGCCCTCCGGCCCGCGCAGTGCCGGGGCTTTCCCCGGCCAGCGCGGCCGGACCACGTCGCGGGACGCAATCAGGACAGCTTGCCGGTCATTCCACGGGCGATATCAGATCGCGCCGTGGCAATGCTTGAACTTCTTGCCCGACCCGCAGGGGCAGGGATCGTTGCGTGAAGGATTGCCCCAGGTCGAAGGATCGTTCTCGTCGAATCCTTCGATCAGCGGCGTGGGGGCATCGGCATCATCGCTGGATTGCTTGTCCGCGCCATGCTCCATGGTCAGATGCTCTTGCGCCGATTTCTGCTGTTCTGCCATCTGGCGCAGCATTTCCTCTCGCTCGGCCTCTGTCAGCGGGCGGATTTGGGCAAGACGCTGGGTGACATCGCCGCGCAGGCTGTCCAGCAGCATTTCGAACAGCTGGAAGGCTTCGGTCTTGTATTCCGACAGCGGGTCGCGCTGCGCATAGCCACGGAAGCCCACGACCGAGCGCAGATGTTCCAGCGTAACCAGATGTTCGCGCCATTTCTGGTCGATCATCTGCAGCAGCACCTGCTTCTCGATGGTGCGCATGTTCTCGGCGCCGAAGGCCTCGGCTTTCTCGGCCATGTATTTGTCGGTGGCTTCCTCGATCCGCTCGCGCATGATCTCCTGGTCGACGCCTTCCTCATCTGCCCATTCCCGCAACGGCAGGTTCATGTTCAGCTTGTCGCGGACTCCGGCTTTCAGTCCTTCGATATCCCATTGATCAGCATAGGATTTGGGCGGCATGAACTCATCGACCAGATCGTCGATGACCTGATGGCGCATGTCATCCGCGATATCGCCGACCTCGTCGCTGTCCATGATCTCGCGGCGCTGGCTGAAGATGGCCTTGCGCTGGTCGTTCATGACGTCATCGAATTTCAGCAATTGCTTGCGGATGTCGAAGTTGCGTCCCTCGACCTTGGCCTGGGCACGTTCCAGCGACTTGTTCACCCAGGGGTGCACGATGGCCTCGCCTTCCTTCATTCCCAGCGAGGACAGGACCTTGTCCAGACGCTCGGACCCGAAGATGCGCATCAGGTCGTCGTCCAGCGACAGGAAGAACAGCGAACGGCCCGGGTCGCCCTGGCGACCGGAACGACCGCGCAGCTGATTGTCGATCCGCCGGCTTTCGTGGCGCTCGGTTCCCAGAACGAACAGCCCGCCGGCCTCAAGCACCTTTTGCTTGTCGGCGGCATGTTCGGCCTCGATGCGGGCGCGCAGTTCGTCGGGATTGGCCTCGGGGTTGGCCTTCAGGGCCTCCATGACCTTGATCTCGACATTTCCGCCCAGCTGGATGTCGGTGCCGCGCCCTGCCATGTTGGTGGCGATCGTGACGGCGCCGGGCTTGCCGGCATCGGCAACGATCTGGGCCTCGGCCTCGTGCTGACGGGCGTTCAGGACGTTATGGGGAACGCCATCCTTGGTCAGCAGGGCAGACAGCATCTCGGATTTCTCGATGCTGGTGGTGCCGACCAGCGTCGGTTGCCCCTTGGCGTGGGCTTCCTTGATGGCCTCGATGACGGCGGCATATTTCTCGCCAGCGGTGCGATAGACGCGGTCATGTTCATCAATCCGCTGGATGGGGCGGTTGGTGGGAACCTCGACCACGCCCAGCTTGTAGATTTCCGCGAATTCCTCGGCCTCGGTCGATGCCGTGCCGGTCATGCCTGACAGTTTTTCGTAAAGGCGGAAATAGTTCTGGAAGGTGACGCTGGCCAGCGTCACGTTCTCAGGCTGGATATCGACGCCTTCCTTGGCCTCGATGGCCTGATGCAACCCGTCAGAGAGACGACGCCCCTTCATCATCCGGCCGGTGAATTCGTCGATCAGCGCCACTTCGCCGTCGCGGATCATATAGTGCTGATCCTTCTGGAACAGCTTGTGTGCACGCAGCGCCTGATTGGCGTGATGCACGATGGTGGTGGACTCGGGATCATACAGGGTCTGGCCTTCGGGCAGGATGCCGTCGGCGGCCAGTTTCTGTTCCAGGAACTCGTTGCCCTCTTCGGTAAAGGTCGCGTTGCGGGCCTTTTCGTCCAGCTTGTAATGTTCTTCGGTCAGCTGCGGGATATACTTGTCCAGCGTCAGATAGAGTTCCGAACGGTCCTGTGATGGCCCGGAAATGATCAGCGGCGTGCGGGCCTCGTCGATCAGGATGCTGTCGACCTCATCCACGATGGCGTAATGATGGCCGCGCTGCAGCATCTCTTCGACGCTGCCCTTCATGTTGTCGCGCAGATAGTCAAAGCCCAGTTCGTTGTTGGTCGAATAGGTCACATCGGCCTGATAGGCGACGCGCTTTTCGGATTCGGGCTGAAACGGATAGACGGCACCGCTGGTCATGCCCAGTTGTGTAAAGACCTTGCCCATCCATTCCGCGTCACGCCGGGCCAGGTAATCATTCACCGTGACGACATGCACGCCCTTGCCGGTCAGGGCGTTCAGATAGGCGGGGAAGGTCGCGACCAGCGTCTTGCCCTCACCAGTCTTCATCTCGGCGATATTGCCCTGATGCAGGAAGATGCCGCCCATCAGCTGCGTGTCGAAGGCCCGCAGGCCAAGGGCACGGCGCGCGCCTTCGCGACAGTTGGCGAAAGCCTCGGGCAGAAGCGAGTCGAGATCCTCTCCTCCGGCGACGCGCTTCTGGAATTCGCGGGTCTTTTCGATCAATGCCTCGTCGGACAGGGCCTGGAACTCTTCCTCCAGGGCGTTGATCCGCGCAATCAGACCGCGTGTTGATTTCACCTTGCGGTCGTTCGGCGTGCCGAAGACCTTTTTCGCCAGATTTCCAATGCCGAGCATAATACCTTCGCAATCACGTTGTTGGGAAAGCTTGTCAAAGCAGGGCCACTTGCCCGGACCAGCCGCATTGCCGTATCAGGGGCCTGAACGAAAGCGGCGGCGGCGCCTTCCACGGTTGATTTGGATGTATGCGTCGCCTGCTTCACTGTCAACGCTGGCGGGGTTCCCGATCGGGGCTGCGTCGTGATTTGCAAAGGAATTTCCATGCTGAAACCGTCTATTCTGGCCGCTTTCACCCTGATGGCACCGCTGCTGTCGCCCGCAATGGCTGCAGCACAGGACAAGGGCGCGGATACCGTGGTGGCCACCGTGAACGGTCAGGCGATCACTTTGGGGCAAATGATCGTGATGAAGCAGTCGGTTCAGGATCCGCAGATGGCGGGGTTGCCGGATCAGGCGCTGTGGGACATGATGCTGGACCAGCTGATCCGTCAGACCGCCGTGGCCGGCACCGGCAAGGAAAACGCCGGCGTACGTGCCCAGATGGAGCTTCAGCGTCGCAATACCCTTGCAACTGCGGCGGTGACGCAGATTGCCGAGATCGAGCCGACCGAGGACGAAATTCAGTCCACCTATGAAAAGATGTTCGGCAGTGTCGAGCCAAGCACCGAGTATTCGGCAGCGCATATCCTGGTCGAGACCGAAGAAGAGGCCAAGGAAATCAAGTCCGAACTGGACGGTGGTGCCGATTTCGGAACTCTGGCCGAAGAACGTTCGACCGGCCCCAGCGGGCCCAACAAGGGCGATCTGGGCTGGTTCACGGCCGAGCAGATGGTTCCGCCCTTCGCCGAGGCGGTCAAGGCGCTGGACAAGGGAGAGGTGTCGGACCCGGTGAAAACCGATTTCGGCTGGCATGTCATCAAGCTGAACGACACGCGGCTGCGCGAAGCACCGACGCTGGACGAGGTGCGTGAGCAGGTCATACAGATGGTCCGCCGCGGCAAGGTCGAAGCTGCCATCGAAAGCATCGTTGCCGAAGCCAAGATCGAAAAGGTCGAAGGCATCGAACCCGCGATGATGAACGACACCGATCTGCTGGAGGCCGAATGATGGGCAAGGCCGGGCTCGCTGTTTCTCCGCTTGCACCTGCCGCCTTTCCCGACCTGCCGGTGATCGACGGAGTTGAATTTTCCAGCGCGGCGGCAGGGGTCAAATACCAGGATCGCACAGATGTGACCCTGATCCGCATCGCGGCAGGTTCGGCGGTCGCGGGGGCCTTCACGCGGTCGTCCACGCGGGCGGCCTGCGTTCTGGACAATCAGGCCAAACTGGCCGCCGGCGGTGCAGCGCCCGAGGGTGCGGCCATCATCGTGAATTCGGGCAATGCCAATGCATTCACGGGTGCGCGCGGTCAGGAATCGGTGGATGCCGTTACGCAGGCAGTCGCGCAGGCGCTGGGGATTGACGCCAATCGGGTGTTTTCTTCGTCGACCGGCGTGATCGGAGAGCCGCTGCCGCATGAGCGGATCGTGGCTGCGGTTGACGGTCTGGCGCGTGATCTTCGCAAGGATGGTGCTGCCGATGCCGCCCGGGCCATCATGACGACCGACACCTTTCCCAAGGGCGCTTCGGCCAGCCTTTCGGTCGGTGGCGGCGAAATCCATATCGCGGGGATCGCCAAGGGCTCGGGCATGATCGCACCTGACATGGCGACCATGCTGGTCTATATCTTCACCGATGCGCGGATCGAGGCCGGTCTGTTGCAGCAGGCCCTGTCGGGCGGGCTGGACAGCAGCTTCAACGCCATCACTGTCGACAGCGATACCTCGACCTCGGATGCGCTGATCCTGGCGGCGACCGGGCGCAGTGCAACACCGGAAATCGCCGATCTGGACAGTCCCGCAGGGCAAGCCTTTGTTGAGGCCCTGCATGGCGTCATGCGGGAATTGGCACATCTGGTTGTGCGTGACGGCGAGGGCGCCACGAAATTCGTCGAGGTTCAGGTCACCGGTGCAGACAGCACGGAAGATGCCAGGAAAGTGGCTTTCGCCATTGCGAATTCTCCGCTGGTCAAAACCGCCATCGCCGGTGAGGACGCAAATTGGGGCCGGATCGTCATGGCCGTCGGGAAATCCGGTGCCAGGGCGGACAGGGATCTCTTGACCATCCGCTTTGGCGATATGGTTCTGGCCGAGAAGGGCTGGCGTTCCCCGGACTATGATGAAGAGGCGGCCAGCGCCTACATGAAACAGCAGGAACTGCTGATCGCTGTCGATCTTGGTCTGGGGCAGGGAGCGCAGACCGTCTGGACCTGCGATCTGACGCATGGATATGTGGATATCAATGCGGATTACCGGTCATGAAATCGGTGCTGGTTTCGGCTGTGGCCCTGATTGATGCCGACGGGCGCGTGCTTCTTGCACAGCGCCCGGAAGGCAAATCCATGGCCGGCATGTGGGAGTTTCCGGGCGGCAAGGTCGAGGTTGGTGAAACGCCGGAAGCGGCCCTGATCCGCGAACTGCAGGAAGAGCTGGGAATCGAAACCTGGGATTCCTGTCTGGCACCGCTGACCTTTGCCAGCCATCAGTATGACAGTTTTCATCTTCTGATGCCGGTCTTTGCCTGCCGCAGGTGGAAGGGAATCGTGCGCCCGATGGAGGGACAGACCCTGGCCTGGGTCCATGCCCGGGATTTGCGCAATTACACCATGCCTCCGGCGGATATTCCGCTGATCCCGGCCTTGCAGATGTGGCTTTAGGGTCGCAGTCAGTTCAGAAACTGCGTTTTTTTGGGGCAACTGGCCCGATTGGCGACGTGATTTTTAATCATTTCATGGAAACTTCATGAACGGAGGGGGACATGAACATGATTCGCACTATCACGATTGGTCGCTATATCTCGGTTCAGGGATTGTTCGAGGCAGTTGGGCGCAACGGCAATATCGTCATTCGCGTCGGTGCCCATACATATGAGGGCAAGCCCGTGGCCGGTTAGCGCATCCCGGGCCTGGGCTTCAGTTCAGGCCTCATGCTGGCCAAGCGCCATGTTGGCAGGGAAGGCATCACATTCGGGATGCCTGCTGATCACAAAAGAAAAGGGCGGCCGATTGGCCGCCCTTTTTGTTGTCTGTCATTTGCATTGACGGATCAAAGGGTCCGTTCGACCTCTTCGCGTTCGAAGATCTCGATCACGTCATTGGGACGGATGTCTTCATAGTTCTCGAAGGCCATGCCGCATTCCTGACCCGACTGCACTTCTTTGACTTCGTCCTTGAAGCGTTTCAGGGTTTTCAGCGTGCCTTCATGGATCACCACGTTGTCACGCAGCAGGCGCACACCGGCGCTGCGACGCGCGACACCTTCGGTTACCAGACAGCCTGCAACCTTGCCGACGCCAGTGACCTTGAAGACTTCGCGGATCTGCGCATAGCCGATGAAGTTCTCGCGAACTTCGGCCGAAAGCAGGCCCGAGGCCGCTGCCTTGATGTCATCCACCAGGTCATAGATGACCGAGTAATAGCGGATCTCGACACCCTTCTGGTTGGCCGAGTTGCGTGCAGGTGCATTGGCACGGACGTTGAAGCCCATGACCGGGGCATTGGAGGCCTCGGCCAATCCGATGTCGGATTCGGTGATCGCGCCGACGCCATAGTGCAGAACGCGCACACGGACCTCATCATTGCCGACCTTTTCCAGCGCCTGAACGATTGCCTCGGCAGAGCCCTGCACATCGGCTTTCAGAACCACGGGCAGTTCGGCCACGGTCTGGTCGGCCTTGGCCTTGGCCATCAGCTGTTCCAGCGTCGTTGCCGCACCGGCCGCGGCACGTTTGTCCTTGGCCTGCTGCATGCGATAATCGGCGATTTCACGGGCCTGCGCCTCGGTCTCGACAACGTTCAGGACATCGCCAGCCTCGGGCGTGCCGTTCAGACCCAGAACCTCGACAGGAACCGAGGGGCCGGCCTCTTCGACGCGGTCGCCCTGATCGTTGATCAATGCACGCACCTTGCCCCATTGTTCGCCGACGACAAAGATGTCGCCGCGACGCAGGGTGCCGTTCTGAACCAGAACGGTCGCGACCGGACCACGTCCGACATCCAGCTGAGCCTCGATCACGGCGCCCTGGGCGGCGCGGTCGGGATTGGCCTTCAGCTCCAGAATCTCGGCCTGAAGCGCGATGGCTTCCAGCAGCTCATCCAGACCCTTGCCGGTCTTGGCCGAAACTTCGACATCCTGAACATCGCCGGACAGTTTCTCGACGATGACTTCCTGATGCAGCAGCGCGGTACGAACCTTGTCGGGATCGGCGTCGGGTTTGTCGACCTTGTTGATGGCCACGATCATCGGCACCTTGGCCGCCTTGGCGTGGTTGATGGCCTCGATGGTCTGCGGCATCACGGCGTCATCCGCAGCGACGACCAGAACCACGATATCCGTCACATTGGCACCACGTGCCCGCATCGAGGTAAAGGCCGCGTGCCCCGGCGTGTCGAGGAAGGACAGCACCGCACCCGATTCGGTCGTCACCTGATAGGCCCCGATATGCTGGGTGATCCCGCCGGCTTCGCCCGACACGACATTGGCCTTGCGGATCGCATCCAGCAAGGAGGTCTTGCCATGGTCGACATGGCCCATGATCGTGATGATCGGCGGGCGCGGCTTCAGATCTTCAAGCTTGTCCTGAACCTGATCGATGACCTGTTCGACATCGGCGTCGCTGACGCGCACCGCCTTGTGACCGAATTCCTCGATCACCACCTCGGCGGTATCGGCGTCGATGGACTGGTTCATGGAGACCATCATGCCCATCTTCATCAGCGATTTCACCACATCAGCGGCGCGTTCGGCCATGCGGTTGGCCAGTTCCGACACCACGATGGTCTCGGGAAGCTGAACTTCGCGAACCTGCTTTTCGACGCGCTGATTGCCGCCCATCGC
This is a stretch of genomic DNA from Paracoccus seriniphilus. It encodes these proteins:
- a CDS encoding peptidylprolyl isomerase, giving the protein MLKPSILAAFTLMAPLLSPAMAAAQDKGADTVVATVNGQAITLGQMIVMKQSVQDPQMAGLPDQALWDMMLDQLIRQTAVAGTGKENAGVRAQMELQRRNTLATAAVTQIAEIEPTEDEIQSTYEKMFGSVEPSTEYSAAHILVETEEEAKEIKSELDGGADFGTLAEERSTGPSGPNKGDLGWFTAEQMVPPFAEAVKALDKGEVSDPVKTDFGWHVIKLNDTRLREAPTLDEVREQVIQMVRRGKVEAAIESIVAEAKIEKVEGIEPAMMNDTDLLEAE
- the fmt gene encoding methionyl-tRNA formyltransferase, with protein sequence MRIIFMGTPDFSVPALQALAEKHEIVAVYSQPPRAAGRGQKPRPSAVHAAAEKLGLPVRTPTGLRSVEAQAEFAALNADLAVVVAYGLILPQAVLDAPRLGCLNIHASLLPRWRGAAPIHRAILSGDRETGVAIMQMDAGLDTGGVLAQCSTPIGAEETTADLHDRLAAMGAELIVKVVADLPMQAVPQVSEGVTYAQKIDKAEARIDWSRSAVEIDRQIRGLSPFPGAWCEVAGERVKLLRSRLVDGNGAPGELLSGFRVACGQGAVEILEAQRAGKRPMMAEDLLRGWELPQRLG
- the mutT gene encoding 8-oxo-dGTP diphosphatase MutT, which translates into the protein MKSVLVSAVALIDADGRVLLAQRPEGKSMAGMWEFPGGKVEVGETPEAALIRELQEELGIETWDSCLAPLTFASHQYDSFHLLMPVFACRRWKGIVRPMEGQTLAWVHARDLRNYTMPPADIPLIPALQMWL
- the secA gene encoding preprotein translocase subunit SecA — encoded protein: MLGIGNLAKKVFGTPNDRKVKSTRGLIARINALEEEFQALSDEALIEKTREFQKRVAGGEDLDSLLPEAFANCREGARRALGLRAFDTQLMGGIFLHQGNIAEMKTGEGKTLVATFPAYLNALTGKGVHVVTVNDYLARRDAEWMGKVFTQLGMTSGAVYPFQPESEKRVAYQADVTYSTNNELGFDYLRDNMKGSVEEMLQRGHHYAIVDEVDSILIDEARTPLIISGPSQDRSELYLTLDKYIPQLTEEHYKLDEKARNATFTEEGNEFLEQKLAADGILPEGQTLYDPESTTIVHHANQALRAHKLFQKDQHYMIRDGEVALIDEFTGRMMKGRRLSDGLHQAIEAKEGVDIQPENVTLASVTFQNYFRLYEKLSGMTGTASTEAEEFAEIYKLGVVEVPTNRPIQRIDEHDRVYRTAGEKYAAVIEAIKEAHAKGQPTLVGTTSIEKSEMLSALLTKDGVPHNVLNARQHEAEAQIVADAGKPGAVTIATNMAGRGTDIQLGGNVEIKVMEALKANPEANPDELRARIEAEHAADKQKVLEAGGLFVLGTERHESRRIDNQLRGRSGRQGDPGRSLFFLSLDDDLMRIFGSERLDKVLSSLGMKEGEAIVHPWVNKSLERAQAKVEGRNFDIRKQLLKFDDVMNDQRKAIFSQRREIMDSDEVGDIADDMRHQVIDDLVDEFMPPKSYADQWDIEGLKAGVRDKLNMNLPLREWADEEGVDQEIMRERIEEATDKYMAEKAEAFGAENMRTIEKQVLLQMIDQKWREHLVTLEHLRSVVGFRGYAQRDPLSEYKTEAFQLFEMLLDSLRGDVTQRLAQIRPLTEAEREEMLRQMAEQQKSAQEHLTMEHGADKQSSDDADAPTPLIEGFDENDPSTWGNPSRNDPCPCGSGKKFKHCHGAI
- the def gene encoding peptide deformylase, yielding MSLRPILIHPDPRLKKVAEPVARVTPEIEALADDMLATMYEAPGVGLAAPQIGILKRIFVMDANRDPEAERQPMVLINPEISWSSEEQNSYDEGCLSIPDQYAEVTRPAQVTMRWLGLDGKLHEQDFDELWATCAQHELDHLNGILFIDHISAIKRQMITRKMVKYKRERARG
- the argJ gene encoding bifunctional glutamate N-acetyltransferase/amino-acid acetyltransferase ArgJ, translating into MMGKAGLAVSPLAPAAFPDLPVIDGVEFSSAAAGVKYQDRTDVTLIRIAAGSAVAGAFTRSSTRAACVLDNQAKLAAGGAAPEGAAIIVNSGNANAFTGARGQESVDAVTQAVAQALGIDANRVFSSSTGVIGEPLPHERIVAAVDGLARDLRKDGAADAARAIMTTDTFPKGASASLSVGGGEIHIAGIAKGSGMIAPDMATMLVYIFTDARIEAGLLQQALSGGLDSSFNAITVDSDTSTSDALILAATGRSATPEIADLDSPAGQAFVEALHGVMRELAHLVVRDGEGATKFVEVQVTGADSTEDARKVAFAIANSPLVKTAIAGEDANWGRIVMAVGKSGARADRDLLTIRFGDMVLAEKGWRSPDYDEEAASAYMKQQELLIAVDLGLGQGAQTVWTCDLTHGYVDINADYRS
- the def gene encoding peptide deformylase, with the protein product MTIRAFLPYADPRLHRPAAAVETVNETVRMIWDDMIDTMEAMPGVGLAAPQIGIMMRLAVVDASEKRGQAVRMANPEILHRSVKLRSHEEASPNLPGVSAPIERPRAVTVRFLNADGELEERDFVGLWATSVQHQCDHLDGRLYVDHLSPLRRKMLVQKSAKLARRG
- the infB gene encoding translation initiation factor IF-2, with amino-acid sequence MSDKDGKKTLGLGGSGRSGQVKQSFSHGRTKSVVVETKRKRVVVPKAGTAAGGAVDKAKSPLVSKHASDPSKRPAGISEAEMERRLKALAAAKAREAEEAAAREAQEKAREEERQRRRAEIEAKAREEREREEAMKAKAEEEARRAREAEEAARKKDAPKKEAPKKDERGKAAAPDQAAIEAAAARAETKGVAAGGPRKSDRDRPDRANDRDSRGKGARDDNRRSGKLSLNQALNGEGGRQRSMAAMKRKQERARQKAMGGNQRVEKQVREVQLPETIVVSELANRMAERAADVVKSLMKMGMMVSMNQSIDADTAEVVIEEFGHKAVRVSDADVEQVIDQVQDKLEDLKPRPPIITIMGHVDHGKTSLLDAIRKANVVSGEAGGITQHIGAYQVTTESGAVLSFLDTPGHAAFTSMRARGANVTDIVVLVVAADDAVMPQTIEAINHAKAAKVPMIVAINKVDKPDADPDKVRTALLHQEVIVEKLSGDVQDVEVSAKTGKGLDELLEAIALQAEILELKANPDRAAQGAVIEAQLDVGRGPVATVLVQNGTLRRGDIFVVGEQWGKVRALINDQGDRVEEAGPSVPVEVLGLNGTPEAGDVLNVVETEAQAREIADYRMQQAKDKRAAAGAATTLEQLMAKAKADQTVAELPVVLKADVQGSAEAIVQALEKVGNDEVRVRVLHYGVGAITESDIGLAEASNAPVMGFNVRANAPARNSANQKGVEIRYYSVIYDLVDDIKAAASGLLSAEVRENFIGYAQIREVFKVTGVGKVAGCLVTEGVARRSAGVRLLRDNVVIHEGTLKTLKRFKDEVKEVQSGQECGMAFENYEDIRPNDVIEIFEREEVERTL
- a CDS encoding MalY/PatB family protein, coding for MSNPDFDQKIDRVGTRCAKWDDMEAAYGVSGADGGLAMWIADMDFRPPAAVQRAVEATAAHGIYGYPGAHQPYLDAIQWWMKNRHGWDIETGWILTTAGLVNAVAMALNAYTKQGDGVIVMSPVYHAFGRVIRAGGRELVELPLAQQDDGYVMDWSRWEMMLTGNERLMILCSPHNPGGRVWTEEELRQVADFCTRHDLILVSDDIHCDLVYPGHKHHMIADLVPDISDRLVTLTAATKTFNIAGAHIGNVIIANDDLRQRFKGALMAAAISPGLFGMDMVTAAYSPEGAEWVDALMAYLDENRRLFDDGINAIPGLRSMPLQATYLSWVDFSGTGMSRAEFTARVEQGARIAANHGPTFGQGGNDFLRFNIATPRSNVVEAVTRLQAAFADLQ